One genomic window of Harpia harpyja isolate bHarHar1 chromosome W unlocalized genomic scaffold, bHarHar1 primary haplotype SUPER_W_unloc_2, whole genome shotgun sequence includes the following:
- the LOC128138141 gene encoding adenylate cyclase type 10-like yields MGSAPTLTCSLCACAKALMKLNEAEVLRNSLEKKANVIACFEEATFFSLKGEVCWHMGHMKLAEKLLRKALSLLGRQFPQTSTGTFVRSQVEKLPCATCVARRASSLPQEARRKRLAWLLRQSCCLSLLEHLFSLEGTSSGQTFSLLAARMKANTDRAADSYRAADSRHR; encoded by the exons ATGGGCTCTGCACCCACGCTCACCTGCTCTCTGTGTGCTTGCGCAAAGGCCCTCATGAAGCTGAACGAAGCGGAGGTCCTGAGGAACTCgctggagaagaaagcaaatgtgatcGCCTGCTTTGAAGAGGCCACCTTCTTCAGCCTCAAAGGGGAG gTCTGCTGGCATATGGGGCACATGAAGCTGGCAGAGAAACTGCTCAGGAAGGCTTTGAGCCTGCTCGGAAGACAATTCCCCCAGACCTCCACTGGAACCTTTGTCAGGTCTCAGGTGGAAAAGTTGCCGTGTGCCACTTGTGTTGCCAGAAGAGCATCCTCCCTTCCGCAGGAGGCCCG gaggaagaggctaGCCTGGCTGCTGCGGCAGAGCTGCTGTCTTTCCTTACTGGAGCACCTCTTCAGCCTGGAGGGCACTTCCAGCGGACAGACGTTCTCCCTCCTGGCAGCGCGCATGAAGGCCAACACGGACAGGGCAGCAGACTCCTATCGGGCAGCAGACTCCCGCCACAGATAG
- the LOC128138140 gene encoding neo-calmodulin-like, with protein MGAPSPLSPPQADQLTEEQIAEFKEAFSLFNKDGDGTITTKELGTVMRSLGQNPTEAELQDMINEVDADGNGTIDFPEFLTIMVRKMKDTDSEEEIREAFCVFDKDRNGYISAAELRHGMTNLGEKLTDEEVDEMIREADIDGDGQVNYEEFVQMMMAK; from the exons ATGGGTGCCCCCTCACCCTTGTCTCCCCCCCAGGCTGACCAGCTCACTGAGGAGCAGATTGCag AGTTCAAGGAGGCGTTCTCGCTCTTCAACAAGGATGGGGATGGCACCATCACCACTAAGGAGCTGGGCACTGTCATGCGCTCACTGGGCCAGAACCCTACCGAGGCTGAGCTGCAGGACATGATCAACGAGGTGGATGCCGATG GCAATGGCACCATCGACTTCCCCGAGTTCCTCACCATCATGGTGAGGAAGATGAAGGACACAGATAGCGAGGAGGAGATCCGTGAGGCTTTCTGTGTCTTTGACAAG GACAGGAATGGGTACATCAGCGCGGCAGAGCTGCGGCATGGGATGACCAACCTGGGGGAGAAGCTGACGGATGAGGAAGTGGACGAGATGATCCGAGAGGCCGACATCGACGGTGATGGACAGGTCAACTATGAGG AGTTCGTGCAGATGATGATGGCGAAGTGA
- the PPP5C gene encoding serine/threonine-protein phosphatase 5 encodes MAEGERAESSGGPGPGRPPSPAELERAEALKTRANEFFKGKDYENAVKYYSSAIKLSPTNAIYYGNRSLAYLRTECYGYALADATRAVELDKKYIKGYYRRAASNMALGKFKAALRDYETVVKVRPNDKDAKLKYQECHKIVKQKAFERAIASDEHKRSVVDSLDIESMTIEDEYSGPKLDGGKVTLAFMKELMQWYKEQKKLHRKCAYQILVQVKEVLAKLPTLVETTLKETEKVTVCGDTHGQYYDLLNIFELNGLPSETNPYIFNGDFVDRGSFSVEVILTLFGFKLLYPDHFHLLRGNHETDNMNQIYGFEGEVKAKYTAQMFALFSEVFEWLPLAQCINSKVLIMHGGLFSEDGVTLDDIRKIERNRQPPDSGPMCDLLWSDPQPQNGRSISKRGVSCQFGPDVTKSFLERNRLDYIIRSHEVKPEGYEVAHDGKCVTVFSAPNYCDQMGNKGSYIHLRGSDLRPDFHQFTAVPHPNVKPMMYANTLLQLGMM; translated from the exons ATGGCGGAGGGAGAGCGAGCGGAGAGCAGCggtggccccggccccgggcggccCCCGAGCCCGGCCGAGCTGGAGCGGGCCGAGGCCCTCAAGACCCGCGCGAACGAGTTCTTCAAAG GGAAGGACTACGAGAACGCAGTGAAGTACTACAGCAGCGCCATCAAGCTGAGCCCCACCAATGCCATCTACTATGGGAACCGGAGCTTGGCCTACCTGCGCACCGAGTGCTACGGCTACGCCCTGGCCGATGCCACGCGCGCTGTCGAGCTCGACAAGAAGTACATCAAGGGCTACTACCGCCGTGCCGCCAGCAACATGGCCCTGGGCAAGTTCAAGGCCGCCCTCCGTGACTATGAGACG gtGGTGAAGGTGAGGCCCAATGACAAGGACGCCAAGCTGAAGTACCAGGAGTGTCACAAGATCGTCAAGCAGAAGGCCTTTGAGCGGGCGATCGCCAGTGACGAGCACAAGCGCTCTGTTGTTGACTCCCTTGACATCGAGAGCATGA CCATCGAGGACGAGTACAGCGGCCCCAAGCTGGATGGTGGCAAGGTGACGTTGGCTTTCATGAAGGAGCTGATGCAGTGGTACAAGGAGCAGAAGAAACTCCACAGAAAATGTGCCTACCAG ATCCTGGTGCAGGTGAAGGAGGTGCTGGCCAAGCTCCCCACGTTAGTAGAAACGACGTTGAAGGAG ACGGAGAAGGTGACGGTGTGTGGGGACACCCACGGGCAGTACTACGACCTGCTGAACATCTTTGAGCTCAACGGACTGCCCTCCGAGACGAACCCTTAT ATATTCAACGGGGACTTCGTGGACCGTGGGTCCTTCTCGGTCGAGGTCATCCTCACACTCTTCGGCTTCAAGCTCCTCTACCCTGATCACTTCCACCTGCTCCGAG GGAACCACGAGACGGACAACATGAACCAGATCTACGGTTTCGAGGGGGAGGTGAAGGCCAAGTACACAGCGCAGATGTTTGCTCTCTTCAGCGAGGTCTTTGAGTGGCTGCCGCTGGCCCAGTGCATCAACAGCAAAGTGCTG ATCATGCATGGGGGTCTCTTCAGCGAGGATGGCGTCACCCTTGATGACATCCGGAAGATCGAGAGGAACCGGCAGCCCCCGGACTCAG GTCCCATGTGTGACCTGCTCTGGTCCGACCCGCAGCCCCAG AACGGCCGCTCCATCAGCAAACGTGGAGTCAGCTGCCAGTTCGGGCCTGACGTCACCAAGAGCTTCCTGGAGCGCAACCGCCTCGACTACATCATCCGCAGCCACGAGGTGAAGCCTGAGGGCTACGAGGTGGCCCACGATGGCAAATGCGTCACCGTCTTCTCTGCCCCCAACTATTG CGACCAGATGGGCAATAAGGGCTCCTACATTCACCTGCGAGGCAGCGACCTGCGCCCTGACTTCCACCAGTTCACAGCAGTG CCTCACCCCAATGTCAAGCCCATGATGTATGCCAacaccctgctgcagctgggcatgATGTGA